In Lodderomyces elongisporus chromosome 1, complete sequence, the DNA window CTGGAGGTCCGCATTGTAACCTATATAGCACCCATCTCTCCCGCTCAAGATTCATTTGGTTCCATTTTTCTATAAATTCTCGGGTAATCAAATACAAGAGACTACTCATCTCACTTAAGCTCGAATATAGTCCTAGTGGCAAGTAAAATAAACCGCCATCACCCCATTGTCCTTTGCACAATGGTTTTAAATGCagttttttcaaattttgttgACTGTAAGCCTGTTCACGCTCCCATCTCAGCACCTCAGTTATGTCCAAGCTTCTTTTGCTCCATGTgtttggaaaatgaaactCTATAGTAGAGCTCAAGAATGTTGGCTGTCCATTAGCAAATAGTTCGGCTTGCAGTGTTTTCAAATCCCGTTCCTGTACTTGTAGCTCaattatctttttcaataatgcATAATCGTTATTAGATTTAGCAATCTTTAATCTGTAATCATCAATGACCCTTGTAAGAATCATGCAAATGTGTTTACTTAGTAAAGCTCTAAGCTGGTATAGTAGACATCGAATTACCTTGAGGAAATTCAAAATTAATGCACTATTAGCATCATGTAGATtataattgttgttgttcttgttgttcttgttggtgttggtgttggtctTGGTGTTAGTAACGGGCTTTAAATATTCTATTGTCTCTGTAATCTGAGTGATAAACTCAATTACATCAGTATCAAGCTTCATCCACGATCTCTCACTTGGTAAAACACGCATAACTATCTTGCTTCGCTCGTCATAATCGCATGCAACCATTTGCATCAATACAACATCAACCATACAACAAACGCGGGTAATAACTTCCGCATCCTTTACCAAACCAGAAAGTCTAGATTGGTTGTGGGTACCAAATTGTGAAGCAAGATTTTTGGCTTGGTTCTGCCAAAATCCTCTCCTATCTTTCAATTTGCTATTCAAAGTTTCACTTTCAGATAGGCTCAAGTTGAGGTTTGGCTGAGTATTTGATACGTCAATATATGAATTGTGATATAATTGTTTCTCGCCATAATTCAAGTTCGAACCTTGTGCAGTTATATTAATCTCTTTTGCActctgctgttgttgtcggTATCTTTCACTTTCATCGCGCAACTCGCTTTCTCTTTGcttcaatcttttttctAGCTCCTTATTTGCTCTTTCGAtatcttcaatttctttcatCTTGGCTTGTCTGAAGCGAGCAAAACGGCGCCTCTCCTCGTCAAGCTCTGCCATTGCCTTTGCTGTAATTGAAGCGTCTTTCAGACTACTTGATGAAGCACGGGATTGTTCTTGCTCTGGACTTGGATctttactatttttttggcGTGACGTAGAAGGCCGTTGTATACTATCCAGGTCAGATGAatcattttcaatatatattttgtgTCGCTTTCTAACTGGTATTTTGCTTTGGCCATTTACTGAATTTGGAGAGGCTACAGAATCAGCAGGTGTAGAATCTGTGTTTATTTTCAGACCACCATGAATATTCTGCATATCCTCCATTTTGGCTTTGACATGCTGATCTTGGGTTGCATTATCACCATCAAGTTTGGTATTCTTATTATGACGATGATTATTAACTGGATCactatcattatcatcgtcatcatcattatcctcgtcgtcgtcgtcgtcgtcgtcgtcgtcattTCCATAGCCTCCGTCCAGCGGATGCACCTTTTGGGGAATAGTAAAATGTCTCAGATACTTGACCTTGTTCAATAAAACAATTCGCACAAGAAACCTAGGATTCGAAATATCATATACTTTGTTAATCCATTGGATCGAacctgctgctgttgtaaCCTTTGAATAAGACGGTTTTGAGACCTTCTGGGCTATTATGGTGTTTGAGCTCATGGTATCCTGTTCCTTGTTCGCTTctagtttctttttgtttgtttggtGAGTATCTTGAATCTTGGTCAGTGGATCCTGAGTCCTATTTGCGTCTTTGTCGAATGCAtacttcttttcctttgtaGTTGAATTCTCGTCCTTGCTAGTCACCTTGTGATTTTCATTGTTCTGTACTACTTCTCTCATTTGTCGTTCACTATAACTGTTACTATTCTTAGTAGTAGCTAGTTTTGTTGGTCTTGTTTTcgatgctgttgttgttgttgttgttgttgttgttgttggtctAGGTGACGCTGGCTCCAGGCTATTCAGATTATTAAAAATCGCTGGTAAAGTAGGTGACAACATTGACAAAGGTAATTCTTCGTCTTGAAGATTAGCAGTTCCAGCTTCAATTTGCAGACTGGCTCTATTGTTTGATTTCAGACgttccattttcaaatcttcTTTCAGACTCATTTCTTGATCTTCGTCATTTGTGTAGGGCTGTGATTTTTTTGACATAGCATTTGAGCTTTGAGGCTTTTTAGATAGATCTATGTAGCTGTTATTCTTGTTATCGGTTTTTAATCTCTTGATACTCCTATTAGTATCATCGGGAGTACCTACGGGAAATGAAGTTTCATTACTTTCGAAGAAACTCGGAAGTTTTGGAGATAATATTGGTGGTAAGCTGTACGTGTGCTCGTAGTTGTCTATTATTTCCTGAAAGTCCCATGCAGTTGAATCCTTGCCGTTGGATATATTGGGTGTGGACTTACTCGatatttttgctttcccATTGGCATTTGGCATGGTAGtttttgattgttgttgttgttgttgttggtagtCGCCGAGGTCGTGGACGTGTTCGTGGTGGTTAGAAATAGTGTTTTTGCTGGCATTATTGATATAAGGACTAGATGGTCTCAGCAGTGAAGGTTTCTTCCCGTACGGTCTTGACAGGGCATTGAGATTATTGGTACTGAATATTGACGATTTCAGCGACATTTGCAGTGTaaatcaaaacaataaCGTACAAACCCACAAGGTTTGCATTTGGTAACCTAGCTTAGCTGTAattgatttcaaaaagtattcgggaataaataataaaataaaaaaaaaatatatatatatatataaaagtaTGAATGTGACCCAAAATTAAACTGGGATTTGATAGAACAAATTTTCAGGTCCTGGTTGAATAGAAATTGCCCTTGGTATTGGCTTGGTATTGGCTTGATCTTTgcctttgtcttttgttttgttggttGAATACTGATACAGTttcgtttttgtttttttgttctttttgcaaGAACTCGATTGAGGGGGAGGGGCGAGTACCGCTTTTGTGGTCCGGgagttgaaaaataaagagagagagagagagagtatTGATCAAATATTTGAGAGCACCGACATGTGTGAGCATACGAGCATGTTCAGTACGTTAAGAGATGGAGATGTGAGATATGTGAGAGATGCGAGGTTATCGATGTACAAATATTAATGGGCTTTTTGAGCAAAACATCCATTTTACTAATGCCATATTAGTTTTAGTTTTGATGAATTTGACACTATTGTTTTACTATAAAGGTTATCAACAAATCgattttaaagaaaaggcTGGTGAATACTTTGAAggaattattattttatgtaaaagaataaatagTGGGATGCCAATACCACTTTGAACTAAATTTGATAGTCAGTaaattaaacaaacaaaagcaaaaaaagaaaaaccaaACGAAAAAAACTGTGAAAAGAAACTCTATCATTTCCTACATAATTTCTGTACTTTTGTTATTCTATTTGAACATCTAATTGATACTTGGAGTGTGTTAGGAATGAGTGCTTTACATTCAAACTagacacttttttttcccttgtAAAGgggtaaagaaaaaatggagAATGAGAAAGCGATCTTGAggattgtttttttgtaaatattTTGGTGAGACAAGTGCGAAACGAGGGAGAGAAATATCAATGGTCAACTAAACTTGAGCAGAGCTGGTATCAGGATAATATCAaggatttttttttttgtcatcGATACTCACAACACACACATTACAGTTGGAGACGACATAAGATTTTTGCAGTGAAATATAACAAGAAGTTGAttattgtgttttttttcttaatagATCGATAATCGTTGTGATACAAATATCATAAGACCAAATACTGCAATTACCCCCCCCCTTCCTTTGCAACATCAAAACTTGAGTTATTTCTAAACAGTGCAACAACGAGGAACGGTTCTTTTTACACTAAAATTTCATTACTACAATATTCACtcctacttttttttaatagcaTTGCTCTTTTGAACTTGCTGCTTTTTGACAAGATGCCAAACCAATATTATAATGAAGTACAACCAACCAGCCTTAAagtaggaaaaaaaagaaagtctCATTTAATGGACAatagcaaaagcaaaagaaaaggaaaaggcaACGGCAACGgcaacgacaacgacaaaagcaaaacgAACTCTACCAATCCACTTTACCACAATCACGATCAGAACCagaatcatcaacaacccTACGACAATGGAGTGCACAATTTAAATAGTCCAGCAGATCTAAGGTACGCAGAACGAATGCAGCAAAATATAGCAACTCCCACGGATGAATTTTCTACATATACTACTGAACAAGGCCCAAAAACAATAACCTTGAATAAGCTTTCCCGTAAAGATCGCGAAGAAAGCGGACCACCTCCACGTCGACTGAACTTGGCTGGTGACTCTTTGAccctgttgctgctgcaactgcaactgcaactgcagcTACAACtgaaaaatgcaaaatctAAACATACTAACAAATCAGTATCAGTACCAACATTAGAAAACAATTTAGATATGAACGTGAGTGGTattgaaaagcaaagcTCTCATCAACCCCAGGTAGGTAGCTCTTCACCAACCAATTCTTCAATTCCACGCTCAGTTGAAGTATTTGTGGAACAAAGCTTAGCGCGTATATCAAGACTCAACCCAGATAATCAATCAACTGCCAAAGAGCAAATGGGGACATTGTTACAAATTGCATATAGAGAAGAACTTTTATGGACCAACAATTGGGCTGTGCAAAAAATACCTGAGCTAGACGGTGGCGGGCCACTTGAGCTTGAATGCCAAAAGCTGGGAACTGTTGGAGAACTGCAGAAGAACGATCAAGAATTGAACTTAGACCTACAATCGAAACTGAAACTGAAACTGAAACTGAAACAGAAGCagagaaaaaagcaaatagCGATTACAAAGGAAGATGAGTTTGCACAATTTGACGGAGACCGAACAACAAAACTCAATGCGCAGTATGTGGTGGATACTGCACCACTGGAGAGTTTCTATCAACAGCAATCGAAAAATGCATCTATGTCTAATTCTCCCACTTCTCCTACTTTCTTCGCTTCTGcctctgcttctgcttctgcttccgATACTTCATTATCTCAGCCCAGCCGTTTATCCTACGCGGCGGTaaatgcaaaaaacaagagagatgatgattttatttctcaagaaagaaaacgcCAGCGTCTTGAGCGCTTTGAAAATGCCAACAAGGGTGCAACTTTTACTAACAATACCAGTGTATTCGCAAACTCGGACAGCAATGGTGCATTTGTTGGAACGTGTTTGGCACTTGAGAAGGATTACTTGAGACTTACTTCAGCTCCGGATCCAGCTAAAGTGAGACCGCAATCAGTGTTGGAGCAAAGCATTGGTTTTGTTAAAAACAAGTACAGTGAGATGGAATCGCCACAAAAGGCTTATGACTATATCAAGAATCAGTTAAAGTCCATAAGACAGGACTTGACAGTACAGCATATCAAAAATGAATTTACTGTATACATTTATGAACAGAATGCTCGATTCTCGATCAAGCATAACGATTTGGGCGAATTCAATCAGTGTCAAACTCAACTAAAGTACCTTTATCATCTTCGACGATCATCCAACCACTTGCTTTCCAACAAATTCATTTCGCTGGAGGCTGAGATGCTATGTTACAAGATTATATACATGAtgattacaaaaaacaatagtGAGATTTGTAAATTGAAAACCATGGTTTTGCGAGAGTACCATAGTTACGAGGTCAATGAAAAGGATTCGGACCATTTGAAGCTAGTTGCTACATTGTTCACATGCAACAATCACAAACTACTTGATAATTGCTACCTGTTTTTCCAAGAATTGTCGCAGTACAAGGATCTAGAAACGACGCAGTTGGCATTGCATAtgatttccaatttcctTGATGATAAAGTAAGACTCTTGGCACTTGGCTCTATTTGCGAAGCCTACCAAAAAGTTTCGTTAAAATTTTTGACGCAGTTTCTAATGTTTGCTGAAGAAGCTCAGTGTGAAGAATATTTGACGAAACTCAAGTTTGCACCGGTATTTTTAAATAATGGGGAATTTGATGCCAGAGGTGCCAAGGGTACTGCGAGGGAGAAGATTTCATCGAGCCAGAAAGTAGATATCAAGgggcaaaaataaaatgaaagttATATAGTAATTCAATATTatggaacaaaaaaaaactagaaCAGAAAACTAGAACAGAAAACTAGAAcagaaaaccaaaatagAGATGCTCTCGTGAATGCAAAACTACAAACTGCCCATCACCACACACGCCtatcatatatatatttacatatacatatttgtgtgtgtatgtgtgtgtgtgtgtgttgtgAGTTATATCTCAAAATCCGTTATTCTTATGTACTATATAATAAATAGTCAAACTAtatggaaaataaaaaaaaatgaaagtgATAGACATTCTCGTGAAAAGTTAAACCGGTAAGCTTTTCTCGTATAATGAAactaatgaaaaaaaaaataacaattttttcttcttttaccgCATTCCATACCGCGCTTTCTCTGCCCCTCCTCCCCTTCTTCAGCGCACCGCGCCTCGTCCTTCTCAATAACTTCACTTACAACTTCTCACCTGGGATAGCTCTGCCAATGGTGGTGATGTCATCGTAGATCAAAGTAGTGACAAAGTCAGAGTATTTCTCTCCGAGTGCCTCTGGTGCAAAGTAAGCAAAGGCTTGTTTAAACTTGTTACCTGGCTTGGCACTCTTTGTCAACTTGGCGTATTCTTCGTCCAACAATTGTTTCACATAGTCTTTGGTGATCAACTTACCGGTGTTGGTCTTTGCACCGTGGGTCACCCATTGCCAGATTTGTGTTCTTGACACTTCAGCAGTAGCGGCATCTTCCATCAAGTAGTTGATTGGAACACAACCAATGTTTCTCAACCATGCCTCAATGTACGAAATACCAATGATGATATTGGCTCTGATACCGTTTTCGGTAATAACACCACCTGGAACAAATGGGCTCAACAAGTCTCTTTGAGTGATTGGCTTGAATGGCTCCTTTGGAGGCAAGTCAATTTGGTTTGGTCCCTTCATGTGTTCGTTAAACACCTTGAGGACAACTGGCACTAATGCCGGGTGTGCAACCCAACAAGAGTCACAGCCCAAGGTAACCTCTCTCAATTTATCCTTGGTAACATTCTCCAAAACttgcttgttttttgcCTCGTCATCCTTAATTGGGATTTGAGCAGCCATACCACCCAAAGCGTGAACTTGTCTCTTGTGTGTGGTGTGCACCAAGAGCTTAACATAAGAGGACATGAATGGAGCTGCCATGGTGACTTGCGATCTGTCTGGAAGGATAAACTCTGGGTGGTTTCTAAGACACTTGATGTATGAAAAGATGTAATCCCATCTACCACAATTCAAACCAGCTGAATGTTCTCTCAATTGGTAAATGATCTCATCCATTTGAAACACTGCAGGGATGGTCTCAATCAACACTGAAGCTCTGATTGTACCTCTCTTCATTCCAATGTAGTCTTGAGAGTAGTTGAAAATGTCATTCCACAACTTGGCTTCCAAGTGGTGCTCCATTTTTGGCAAGTAAAAGTAAGGACCAAAGCCTCTGTTCAAAGTCTCGTAAgcattgttgaaaaagtaaatggCAAAGTCAAAAATACCACCAGAAACAGCTTCACCATCAACCAAAACGTGTTTCTCAGTCAAGTGCCAGCCTCTTGGTCTAACAATCAAAGTTGGAATGTGTCTGcctttttccaaattcaaTGCATATTTCTTACCATTGGTTTCATACGTCAAGTTTCTTCTTACACCATCGTACAAGTTAACTTGACCATCAACCAAGTTTTTCCAAGCTGGGGTTAAAGAGTCCTCGAAATCAGCCATATAGGTGGCAGTGTTTGAGTTCAAAGCATTGATAACCATCTTTCTGTCGGTTGGACCGGTGATTTCACATCTTCTGTCAATCAAACCTGGAGCCAATGGAGGGCCAGTCCAAGTAGGATCGTTTCTAATGTGTTCAGTCTCTGGAAGAAAGTTTGGCAATTTACCTTGGTCTCTAAGGACTTGCTCTTTGGCTCTGTTTTCCAACAACTCGAGTCTTCTCTTGCCAAAGCCACGGTGTAATGTGGCAACAAAGGCCAATGCCTCTGGTGTGAAAATGTGTTTGGCGCTATCTGGGATTGGACCAAGGACTTGGACGCCCTTGACTTTATCTGCAACTTTTGGGAATGGGGAAGACATTATTGTTGTAAGGTGAATACAAAATAGAGTATATAGATAATATGATGTATTCTGGAactgaaaagaataatggaaagaattaaaagagaaaaagaaaagaagagcaagagaagaagaagaagaagaggaggaaaaagGGGTGGAAATTTTAGGGAGAAGAAATGTAGCGAGTATTTATACCCTTTGCAATtaaatttgagaaatattATTGGAGGTAAATCACCGACAATTGGATAtaatgctgctgctgttgttgcttgtGTGTGCTATTATAGTTAAGAGCAAAATCCTTACTCCCTGCAAATAGCGGACATTtccccaaaaaaataaaaaaattaaaaaataaatgaatggGCTATATTTGCCAATGTACATTGTATaatatttgttgtttcttttttagttCCAGCACACACAGCGGGAGACAGATAGTCGCTCACAAGGGATGATGGCTCAACATACAAACAAATGAACACTTACTACgctgaaaaattaaaattaaataaaaaaataaataaaataataaaataaaataaaaaaaaatacaaaaatgtTACCCCggattttccttttttataaCCCACGCTTATTCAACCCACGGCAAATGGTTTTCTGTTGCTAATATCTGGTAAACAGCTAGCTGGCAAAGAGAAGGTCAAACTTGAATTTTTGCCTTTGATTCTTCTTTAATCAGCAAGTGAGAATTACAGCAAAgtactgttttttttttgccttaaTTCAATCCTACTTTACTTAGCAATAATtacaaaaaattggaaaatgtatatatacatacacacacaaagaGAATGAGTTCGTCGGtatctttctctctctctctcgccCTCTCTCGCCCTCTATTAGTCTTTGGCGTACCCTTATCTCAGCCAAAGAAAATTTCACATTCGCACCAACGGATGTCACCGAGGTTCATCTGTTTCCAGCTTTGTGTAACCGATTTCTCTTTCCTATaaaacttttttattttgactCCTCCAACTTCTCTACCAAGTgctatttgttttcttttatgCCCATATCCTTTTGCTTCGCTGTTCCACAGCAgttctatatatattttttgcgctttttctttaaacaTTAGACAACAAGAACCGTTTATCAATGGGTAGACTATGTTGGGAATATATGGAATACGTGATGGCTCTTCAACTGCGTAGATCGGCTACGAAAGATAGAACATTaccaggaaaaaaaaaagaattatactaatagtagtaataatagtatTAGATTAAAGGTTCTAATTGGTAATTGATAATTCCCTCGTGGTTATAATACAGTATTTTCTGGTCTATACTTAAAACCATAAGTTTGAGTATTTCGCTTTTCAAACCCCCCCCCTCCTTTGACTCCAGCAAACAATCGGATCATGATGCAGCAAGACTGTATCCATTTCGTTTAATaactttttccaaatttttttttacttttttcttcagcaagacaaaaataaaaaagagagaatgtATCAATTTCGAACCTAACTTCAAACAGTTTCGTTTCTTTccgtttccttttttccttcaccTCTTTCAACCACCAACCACTAACCACCGTATCCTCTTCTCCTCTCCTCTTCTCTCCTCTGCCCTCTCCTCTCCTCTCCTCTCCTCTCCTCTCCTCTCCTCTCCTCTCCTCTGCCC includes these proteins:
- a CDS encoding uncharacterized protein (BUSCO:EOG092625AX), with the translated sequence MKKGKGNGNGNDNDKSKTNSTNPLYHNHDQNQNHQQPYDNGVHNLNSPADLRYAERMQQNIATPTDEFSTYTTEQGPKTITLNKLSRKDREESGPPPRRSNLAGDSLTSLSSQSQSQSQLQSKNAKSKHTNKSVSVPTLENNLDMNVSGIEKQSSHQPQVGSSSPTNSSIPRSVEVFVEQSLARISRLNPDNQSTAKEQMGTLLQIAYREELLWTNNWAVQKIPELDGGGPLELECQKSGTVGESQKNDQELNLDLQSKSKSKSKSKQKQRKKQIAITKEDEFAQFDGDRTTKLNAQYVVDTAPSESFYQQQSKNASMSNSPTSPTFFASASASASASDTSLSQPSRLSYAAVNAKNKRDDDFISQERKRQRLERFENANKGATFTNNTSVFANSDSNGAFVGTCLALEKDYLRLTSAPDPAKVRPQSVLEQSIGFVKNKYSEMESPQKAYDYIKNQLKSIRQDLTVQHIKNEFTVYIYEQNARFSIKHNDLGEFNQCQTQLKYLYHLRRSSNHLLSNKFISSEAEMLCYKIIYMMITKNNSEICKLKTMVLREYHSYEVNEKDSDHLKLVATLFTCNNHKLLDNCYSFFQELSQYKDLETTQLALHMISNFLDDKVRLLALGSICEAYQKVSLKFLTQFLMFAEEAQCEEYLTKLKFAPVFLNNGEFDARGAKGTAREKISSSQKVDIKGQK
- the MLS1 gene encoding malate synthase 1; amino-acid sequence: MSSPFPKVADKVKGVQVLGPIPDSAKHIFTPEALAFVATLHRGFGKRRLELLENRAKEQVLRDQGKLPNFLPETEHIRNDPTWTGPPLAPGLIDRRCEITGPTDRKMVINALNSNTATYMADFEDSLTPAWKNLVDGQVNLYDGVRRNLTYETNGKKYALNLEKGRHIPTLIVRPRGWHLTEKHVLVDGEAVSGGIFDFAIYFFNNAYETLNRGFGPYFYLPKMEHHLEAKLWNDIFNYSQDYIGMKRGTIRASVLIETIPAVFQMDEIIYQLREHSAGLNCGRWDYIFSYIKCLRNHPEFILPDRSQVTMAAPFMSSYVKLLVHTTHKRQVHALGGMAAQIPIKDDEAKNKQVLENVTKDKLREVTLGCDSCWVAHPALVPVVLKVFNEHMKGPNQIDLPPKEPFKPITQRDLLSPFVPGGVITENGIRANIIIGISYIEAWLRNIGCVPINYLMEDAATAEVSRTQIWQWVTHGAKTNTGKLITKDYVKQLLDEEYAKLTKSAKPGNKFKQAFAYFAPEALGEKYSDFVTTLIYDDITTIGRAIPGEKL